In the Quercus lobata isolate SW786 chromosome 5, ValleyOak3.0 Primary Assembly, whole genome shotgun sequence genome, one interval contains:
- the LOC115992938 gene encoding hydroxyphenylpyruvate reductase-like — translation MDSITVLMTSPMSDYLETQLRDRFNLVKLWTYSSKTDFFKHNSHSIRAVVGNTKIGADAELIDSLPELEIVSSYSVGLDKIDLRKCQEKGIRVTNTPDVLTDDVADVAMGLMLAVTRRVCECDRFVRRGLWPKGNFRLTNKFSGMQVGIVGLDRIGSAIAKRAEAFGCPISYYSRSEKPETNYKYFSNIIDLAVNCQILVVACALTKETHHIINREVIDALGPEGILINIGRGSHIDEPELVSALLEGRLGGAGLDVFENEPEVPEQLFGLENVVLMPHVGSDTVETADAMADLVIKNLEAHFLKKPLLTPVV, via the exons ATGGACTCCATTACCGTCCTAATGACCAGCCCAATGTCCGATTACCTCGAAACACAACTCAGAGACCGGTTCAACCTCGTCAAGCTCTGGACCTATTCCTCAAAAACCGATTTTTTCAAGCACAATTCCCATTCAATCCGAGCAGTAGTCGGAAACACCAAAATTGGCGCCGACGCCGAACTCATCGACTCGTTGCCAGAGCTGGAGATTGTCTCGAGTTACAGTGTTGGGTTGGACAAGATTGATCTGAGGAAATGTCAGGAAAAGGGGATTAGGGTCACAAACACGCCGGATGTGTTGACGGATGATGTTGCAGACGTGGCGATGGGGTTGATGTTGGCGGTTACGAGGAGGGTTTGCGAGTGTGACCGGTTTGTGAGACGTGGGTTGTGGCCGAAAGGCAATTTCAGATTGACTAATAAG TTCAGTGGTATGCAAGTTGGAATTGTTGGGTTGGACAGGATTGGTTCAGCAATTGCAAAGAGAGCTGAAGCATTTGGATGCCCTATCAGTTACTATTCTAGATCTGAGAAACCAGAAACAAATTACAAGTACTTTTCGAACATTATTGACTTGGCTGTCAATTGTCAAATTCTTGTTGTTGCGTGTGCTTTGACAAAAGAAACCCACCATATTATCAATCGTGAAGTCATTGATGCATTGGGTCCAGAGGGCATTCTCATCAACATTGGACGAGGCTCACATATTGACGAACCTGAACTTGTGTCTGCACTCCTTGAAGGCCGTTTGGGCGGGGCTGGGCTCGATGTCTTTGAAAACGAGCCAGAGGTTCCTGAACAACTGTTTGGGCTTGAAAATGTAGTTCTCATGCCTCATGTGGGGAGTGACACTGTGGAAACCGCTGATGCAATGGCAGACCTTGTCATAAAGAACTTGGAGGCACACTTTTTAAAAAAGCCACTCTTAACTCCGGTAGTTTGA
- the LOC115988866 gene encoding dynein light chain 1, cytoplasmic-like gives MLEGKAMIEDTDMPLKMQIQAMASASQALDHYDVVDCKSIAAHIKKDFDKNYGSGWQCVVGKNFGCFFTHSEGSFIYFKLETLNFLIFKGIASSSSH, from the exons atgTTGGAAGGAAAAGCTATGATAGAAGACACAGACATGCCACTAAAGATGCAAATCCAAGCAATGGCCTCTGCTTCTCAAGCTTTAGATCACTATGATGTGGTTGACTGCAAATCCATAGCTGCACACATCAAAAAG GATTTTGACAAGAACTATGGGAGTGGATGGCAGTGCGTGGTGGGTAAAAATTTTGGGTGTTTCTTCACTCATTCTGAAGGATCCTTCATCTACTTTAAATTGGAGACTCTCAACTTCCTCATCTTCAAAGGGATTGCTTCCTCCTCCTCTCACTGA